One part of the Magallana gigas chromosome 5, xbMagGiga1.1, whole genome shotgun sequence genome encodes these proteins:
- the LOC105330246 gene encoding gamma-aminobutyric acid type B receptor subunit 2 isoform X1, with protein sequence MRSVVPVFGCGLALFLFLGRVKSKVPLHIGGILGSTDDSWSKYANFYNILFQVAFEEIGRTDILPNHELVFESKNSQADPGLAAKCLFELINEKPVKIAIFGPPKSNPYEIVGQITPKFYLTQMSFLAKTSNIMDRTLYPSTYMTNYIEDDLNPARIAMIKYFKWNKVATLFYNEAIFVSQMNEFHKLLDENNITLVTSGIITDVQEVDVVIKRLKQYGARIIIGAFRSTKAPDIFCEIYKQKMFGKKYVWILTDSLYKGWIGKLEEGQESCAVDNIKASAYGHFTLGQKQLRTDNMVTISGRTADEYEAWMKNISAQYNSSTMLLSKYSPWAYDAAWALAVGLNRSIKHLGGGELENFSYNRSDIYDAIQKGMEEVFFQGVSGPVSFKDGRRIGPAFIKINHGDERVDVAMYEPLNDSINWWTDSNSLFSGGVVPRDSFQYLTRRFQQSNAGISLVALLITVGVAVALGFLGFNIHYRNNRNIKMSSPRINNTIIVGGLLIYVAVVFMCIDYAGSMPRMNNHICMLNVWIISVGFTLGFGALFSKTFRVHILFTQGTVKKQTISDAHLFGILGALVLLDFLFLTFWTFFHPLRMIQKNVTVEQENSDTILIETFHVCYNEFQSYWLSAQYISKGALLALGTFLAWETRHIKVPSLNDSKYIGFCVYNIVIVCALCVPVTFVLPPEKPTAKFIFTSVVCVFTTTLVLCILFVPKVKLRKSTDAIRFNPNLQKTINPYKTKTGIGYEHTKTTNVSTVEDARSGFNNHCSEKNSFCDPITRNGSDVKLITVEPEKNNGTCIVLQNEDLRPKESDQKEMNCTSV encoded by the exons ATGCGCTCTGTTGTACCGGTATTTGGGTGTGGGCTTGCCCTGTTTCTATTCTTGGGACGTGTGAAATCTAAAGTGCCTTTGCACATCGGTGGTATACTTGGGTCTACGGATGATAGCTGGTCGAAATATGCCAATTTTTACAACATCCTCTTTCAAGTAGCGTTTGAAGAGATCGGACGGACAGACATCTTGCCAAACCATGAACTTGTGTTTGAATCCAAAAACTCCCAG GCAGATCCTGGCTTGGCAGCAAAGTGTTTATTTGAACTTATCAATGAGAAACCTGTCAAGATTGCTATTTTTGGACCTCCAAAATCCAACCCCTACGAAATAGTTGGGCAGATAACACCCAAATTTTACCTCACCCAG ATGTCATTCCTTGCAAAAACATCCAATATCATGGACCGGACTTTGTACCCTTCTACATATATGACAAATTATATAGAAGATGATCTTAATCCTGCTCGAATTGCCATGATCAAGTATTTCAAATGGAATAAAGTTGCAACACTTTTTTACAACGAAGCTATCTTTGTCTCT CAAATGAACGAGTTCCATAAACTGTTGGATGAAAACAACATCACCTTGGTCACTTCCGGTATTATAACGGACGTACAGGAAGTCGATGTGGTCATAAAGAGGCTCAAG CAATATGGGGCAAGAATTATCATAGGTGCATTCAGGTCTACAAAAGCGCCAGATATATTTTGTGAG atttaCAAACAAAAGATGTTTGGCAAGAAGTATGTCTGGATATTAACAGACTCTCTGTATAAAGGATGGATCGGCAAGTTAGAGGAAGGACAAGAAAGTTGCGCTGTTGACAACATAAAAGCTTCTGCCTACGGTCATTTCACCCTTGGTCAGAAGCAGCTACGGACCGATAACATGGTCACAATATCTGGCCGG ACAGCTGATGAGTATGAAGCATGGATGAAGAACATTTCCGCTCAGTATAACTCTAGCACAATGTTGCTATCTAAGTACAGTCCCTGGGCCTACGATGCTGCTTGGGCACTGGCCGTGGGCCTGAATAGGAGCATCAAACACTTGGGCGGTGGCGAACTGGAAAACTTCTCGTACAACCGATCAGATATATACGATGCGATCCAGAAAGGAATGGAGGAAGTGTTCTTCCAAGGAGTATCG GGTCCAGTATCCTTTAAAGACGGCAGAAGAATTGGTCCAGCATTCATCAAAATTAATCACG GAGATGAAAGAGTCGATGTTGCGATGTATGAACCTTTGAATGATTCAATTAATTGGTGGACAGATTCAAATTCCCTGTTTAGTG GCGGGGTTGTGCCTAGAGACAGTTTCCAATACCTCACACGAAGATTTCAACAATCAAATGCCGGGATCTCATTGGTTGCTTTGTTGATTACCGTAGGGGTGGCCGTAGCGCTGGGTTTTCTTGGCTTCAATATTCACTATAGAAATAACAG gAATATTAAGATGTCGAGCCCGAGAATAAATAACACGATAATTGTGGGAGGACTGCTGATCTATGTCGCCGTCGTATTCATGTGCATAGATTATGCTGGCTCAATGCCCCGTATGAACAACCATATCTGTATG CTGAATGTTTGGATAATCTCCGTCGGTTTTACTCTTGGATTTGGAGCTCTGTTTTCAAAAACCTTCAGAGTCCACATTTTGTTCACGCAGGGTACGGTAAAGAAG CAAACTATCAGCGATGCCCATCTGTTCGGGATTCTTGGCGCTCTGGTGCTGCTCGACTTTCTTTTCCTTACGTTTTGGACCTTCTTCCATCCGCTCAGGATGATACAGAAAAACGTTACAGTCGAG caagaGAATTCAGATACGATACTCATCGAGACATTTCACGTGTGCTATAACGAATTTCAGTCCTACTGGCTGTCCGCCCAGTACATCAGTAAAGGGGCTCTATTAGCCCTGGGGACCTTCCTGGCCTGGGAAACACGGCACATTAAAGTCCCCTCCCTCAATGATTCCAAATACATCGGGTTCTGTGTGTACAACATAGTTATCGTGTGCGCCCTGTGTGTACCGGTCACTTTTGTCTTACCCCCTGAGAAACCAACGGCTAAATTCATCTTTACATCTGTTGTCTGTGTGTTTACGACCACATTGGTGCTCTGTATCCTATTTGTTCCAAAG GTAAAGCTGAGAAAATCGACGGACGCCATCAGGTTTAATCCGAACCTGCAGAAGACAATCAACCCGTACAAGACAAAGACAGGGATAGGGTACGAGCACACAAAAACAACCAACGTGTCTACAGTGGAGGACGCTAGGTCCG GGTTCAATAACCACTGTTCGgagaaaaattcattttgtgaCCCAATAACTCGTAACGGGTCTGACGTCAAG CTAATTACTGTGGAACCTGAGAAAAATAACGGCACATGTATAGTCTTGCAGAATGAAGATCTTCGTCCAAAGGAATCAGATCAGAAAGAAATGAATTGTACCTCGGTGTAA
- the LOC105330246 gene encoding gamma-aminobutyric acid type B receptor subunit 2 isoform X2 — translation MSFLAKTSNIMDRTLYPSTYMTNYIEDDLNPARIAMIKYFKWNKVATLFYNEAIFVSQMNEFHKLLDENNITLVTSGIITDVQEVDVVIKRLKQYGARIIIGAFRSTKAPDIFCEIYKQKMFGKKYVWILTDSLYKGWIGKLEEGQESCAVDNIKASAYGHFTLGQKQLRTDNMVTISGRTADEYEAWMKNISAQYNSSTMLLSKYSPWAYDAAWALAVGLNRSIKHLGGGELENFSYNRSDIYDAIQKGMEEVFFQGVSGPVSFKDGRRIGPAFIKINHGDERVDVAMYEPLNDSINWWTDSNSLFSGGVVPRDSFQYLTRRFQQSNAGISLVALLITVGVAVALGFLGFNIHYRNNRNIKMSSPRINNTIIVGGLLIYVAVVFMCIDYAGSMPRMNNHICMLNVWIISVGFTLGFGALFSKTFRVHILFTQGTVKKQTISDAHLFGILGALVLLDFLFLTFWTFFHPLRMIQKNVTVEQENSDTILIETFHVCYNEFQSYWLSAQYISKGALLALGTFLAWETRHIKVPSLNDSKYIGFCVYNIVIVCALCVPVTFVLPPEKPTAKFIFTSVVCVFTTTLVLCILFVPKVKLRKSTDAIRFNPNLQKTINPYKTKTGIGYEHTKTTNVSTVEDARSGFNNHCSEKNSFCDPITRNGSDVKLITVEPEKNNGTCIVLQNEDLRPKESDQKEMNCTSV, via the exons ATGTCATTCCTTGCAAAAACATCCAATATCATGGACCGGACTTTGTACCCTTCTACATATATGACAAATTATATAGAAGATGATCTTAATCCTGCTCGAATTGCCATGATCAAGTATTTCAAATGGAATAAAGTTGCAACACTTTTTTACAACGAAGCTATCTTTGTCTCT CAAATGAACGAGTTCCATAAACTGTTGGATGAAAACAACATCACCTTGGTCACTTCCGGTATTATAACGGACGTACAGGAAGTCGATGTGGTCATAAAGAGGCTCAAG CAATATGGGGCAAGAATTATCATAGGTGCATTCAGGTCTACAAAAGCGCCAGATATATTTTGTGAG atttaCAAACAAAAGATGTTTGGCAAGAAGTATGTCTGGATATTAACAGACTCTCTGTATAAAGGATGGATCGGCAAGTTAGAGGAAGGACAAGAAAGTTGCGCTGTTGACAACATAAAAGCTTCTGCCTACGGTCATTTCACCCTTGGTCAGAAGCAGCTACGGACCGATAACATGGTCACAATATCTGGCCGG ACAGCTGATGAGTATGAAGCATGGATGAAGAACATTTCCGCTCAGTATAACTCTAGCACAATGTTGCTATCTAAGTACAGTCCCTGGGCCTACGATGCTGCTTGGGCACTGGCCGTGGGCCTGAATAGGAGCATCAAACACTTGGGCGGTGGCGAACTGGAAAACTTCTCGTACAACCGATCAGATATATACGATGCGATCCAGAAAGGAATGGAGGAAGTGTTCTTCCAAGGAGTATCG GGTCCAGTATCCTTTAAAGACGGCAGAAGAATTGGTCCAGCATTCATCAAAATTAATCACG GAGATGAAAGAGTCGATGTTGCGATGTATGAACCTTTGAATGATTCAATTAATTGGTGGACAGATTCAAATTCCCTGTTTAGTG GCGGGGTTGTGCCTAGAGACAGTTTCCAATACCTCACACGAAGATTTCAACAATCAAATGCCGGGATCTCATTGGTTGCTTTGTTGATTACCGTAGGGGTGGCCGTAGCGCTGGGTTTTCTTGGCTTCAATATTCACTATAGAAATAACAG gAATATTAAGATGTCGAGCCCGAGAATAAATAACACGATAATTGTGGGAGGACTGCTGATCTATGTCGCCGTCGTATTCATGTGCATAGATTATGCTGGCTCAATGCCCCGTATGAACAACCATATCTGTATG CTGAATGTTTGGATAATCTCCGTCGGTTTTACTCTTGGATTTGGAGCTCTGTTTTCAAAAACCTTCAGAGTCCACATTTTGTTCACGCAGGGTACGGTAAAGAAG CAAACTATCAGCGATGCCCATCTGTTCGGGATTCTTGGCGCTCTGGTGCTGCTCGACTTTCTTTTCCTTACGTTTTGGACCTTCTTCCATCCGCTCAGGATGATACAGAAAAACGTTACAGTCGAG caagaGAATTCAGATACGATACTCATCGAGACATTTCACGTGTGCTATAACGAATTTCAGTCCTACTGGCTGTCCGCCCAGTACATCAGTAAAGGGGCTCTATTAGCCCTGGGGACCTTCCTGGCCTGGGAAACACGGCACATTAAAGTCCCCTCCCTCAATGATTCCAAATACATCGGGTTCTGTGTGTACAACATAGTTATCGTGTGCGCCCTGTGTGTACCGGTCACTTTTGTCTTACCCCCTGAGAAACCAACGGCTAAATTCATCTTTACATCTGTTGTCTGTGTGTTTACGACCACATTGGTGCTCTGTATCCTATTTGTTCCAAAG GTAAAGCTGAGAAAATCGACGGACGCCATCAGGTTTAATCCGAACCTGCAGAAGACAATCAACCCGTACAAGACAAAGACAGGGATAGGGTACGAGCACACAAAAACAACCAACGTGTCTACAGTGGAGGACGCTAGGTCCG GGTTCAATAACCACTGTTCGgagaaaaattcattttgtgaCCCAATAACTCGTAACGGGTCTGACGTCAAG CTAATTACTGTGGAACCTGAGAAAAATAACGGCACATGTATAGTCTTGCAGAATGAAGATCTTCGTCCAAAGGAATCAGATCAGAAAGAAATGAATTGTACCTCGGTGTAA